The Euleptes europaea isolate rEulEur1 chromosome 2, rEulEur1.hap1, whole genome shotgun sequence genome has a segment encoding these proteins:
- the USP49 gene encoding ubiquitin carboxyl-terminal hydrolase 49: protein MDRCKHVGRLRLAQDHSILNPQKWHCMDCNTTESVWACLKCSHVACGRYIEDHALKHFEETRHPLAMEVNDLYVFCYLCEDYVLNDNPEGDVKLLRSSLSAIKSQKHDPSARSGRTLRSMALGEDMCSHQRAPQGRPQMLTALWYRRQSLLAKALRTWFDKSSRGQLQLEQKKQMEELERKKEVARQRRQEMKRRLLEELANTPPRKSARLLSHIRRENLIPRKFRDMEASSPTSRRMQSSKFKQFYSIRRKPLMTPGVTGLKNLGNTCYMNSILQVLSHLQKFRECFLTLDLCETEELLAKTVNGKSRMSGKLLSGPAPTEPGRNDQLWLYGRQSLPAGLNGGSSISKSLELIQPKEPSSKHISLCHELHTLFRVMWSGKWASVSPFAMLHSVWSLIPAFRGYDQQDAQEFLCELLDKVQQELESEGTKRRILIPFSQRKLTKQVLKVVNTIFHGQLLSQVTCITCNYKSNTVEPFWDLSLEFPERYHSINKGMVPVNQTECMLTEMLAKFTETEALEGRIYACDQCNSKRRKSSPKPLILSEAKKQLMIYRLPQVLRLHLKRFRWSGRNHREKIGVHVLFDQVLNMEPYCCRDTLSSLDKETFVYDLSAVVMHHGKGFGSGHYTAYCYNTEGGFWVHCNDSKLNVCSVEEVCKTQAYILFYTQRTVQGKASISETQLQAQVPSKLNDKDRRLTLP from the exons ATGGATAGATGCAAACATGTTGGGCGGCTACGACTCGCCCAGGACCACTCGATTCTGAACCCGCAGAAGTGGCACTGCATGGACTGCAACACCACAGAATCCGTTTGGGCTTGCCTGAAATGCTCCCATGTGGCCTGTGGAAGATACATTGAGGACCATGCACTTAAACACTTTGAAGAGACCAGGCATCCTTTGGCTATGGAAGTTAATGATCTCTATGTGTTTTGTTACCTTTGTGAAGACTATGTATTGAATGATAATCCCGAGGGTGACGTGAAATTACTTAGGAGTTCTCTGTCTGCAATTAAAAGTCAGAAGCATGATCCATCAGCAAGGAGTGGTAGGACGCTGCGGTCAATGGCTTTGGGTGAGGATATGTGCAGCCATCAGAGGGCCCCTCAGGGACGGCCTCAGATGCTTACAGCTCTCTGGTACAGACGGCAGTCGTTGCTAGCAAAAGCACTGCGGACCTGGTTTGATAAGAGTTCTAGAGGCCAGCTACAACTAGAGCAAAAAAAGCAAATGGAAGAattggagaggaagaaagaagtaGCTAGGCAGCGGCGCCAAGAGATGAAGCGCAGGTTGTTGGAGGAGCTGGCAAACACACCTCCAAGAAAGAGTGCTAGGCTTTTGTCGCACATTCGCAGAGAGAATCTGATTCCTCGGAAATTCAGAGATATGGAAGCAAGTTCCCCTACCTCAAGACGAATGCAGAGTAGCAAATTTAAACAGTTCTATTCCATCCGGCGTAAGCCCCTCATGACTCCTGGCGTGACTGGACTAAAGAACCTAGGGAATACGTGCTACATGAACTCTATCCTTCAAGTATTAAGTCACCTCCAGAAGTTCAGAGAATGTTTTTTGACGCTGGACCTTTGTGAAACTGAGGAACTCTTAGCTAAGACAGTGAATGGGAAATCTAGAATGTCTGGAAAGTTGCTCAGTGGGCCTGCTCCTACTGAGCCAGGGAGGAATGATCAACTGTGGTTGTACGGCAGGCAGAGCCTGCCAGCTGGCTTAAATGGTGGGTCTTCAATAAGCAAAAGTTTAGAACTGATACAGCCCAAGGAGCCAAGTTCAAAGCACATCTCTCTTTGTCATGAACTGCATACCCTCTTCAGAGTCATGTGGTCTGGGAAATGGGCCTCAGTTTCTCCCTTTGCTATGCTGCACTCTGTGTGGAGTCTGATTCCAGCGTTTCGAGGTTATGACCAGCAAGATGCTCAGGAATTTCTCTGTGAATTGTTGGACAAAGTGCAGCAGGAGCTTGAATCTGAAGGAACAAAACGCCGGATCCTCATCCCTTTTTCACAGCGGAAGCTCACCAAGCAGGTCCTAAAGGTGGTGAATACCATTTTTCATGGGCAGCTACTCAGTCAG GTCACCTGTATAACGTGTAACTATAAATCCAACACTGTGGAGCCCTTCTGGGATCTTTCCCTGGAATTTCCTGAACGCTATCACTCCATCAACAAAGGGATGGTCCCTGTTAATCAGACAGAGTGCATGCTGACTGAAATGTTGGCCAAATTCACAGAAACAGAAGCTTTGGAAGGGAGGATATATGCGTGTGACCAGTGCAACA GCAAACGACGGAAGTCTTCTCCCAAACCTCTTATCCTAAGTGAAGCTAAAAAGCAGTTAATGATCTACAGACTACCTCAGGTCCTCCGGCTGCACCTTAAACGATTCAG GTGGTCTGGACGTAATCACCGTGAGAAGATTGGGGTCCATGTCCTCTTTGACCAGGTATTAAACATGGAACCTTACTGCTGCAGGGACACTCTCTCCTCTCTTGACAAAGAGACCTTTGTCTATGACCTCTCGGCTGTGGTGATGCATCACGGGAAAGGGTTTGGCTCAGGACATTACACGGCATATTGCTACAACACAGAGGGAG GGTTTTGGGTCCACTGCAATGACTCCAAACTGAATGTATGTAGTGTGGAGGAGGTATGCAAAACCCAGGCCTACATTCTTTTTTATACTCAAAGAACTGTGCAGGGCAAAGCAAGTATCTCAGAAACACAACTTCAAGCTCAGGTGCCGTCCAAACTCAACGATAAAGACAGAAGACTGACACTCCCCTGA